Proteins encoded by one window of Clostridium cagae:
- a CDS encoding DHH family phosphoesterase, translated as MRKFWESIYCPNYITGYNPFILKGMNKALERVVSAVNNRKKIIVYGTSNVDGICATASLILVLKYLNADVEYLIYDEENGGDKLNSKDIKNNVDFLGAELLITLGLGLESQEEIDLCKKLGINLIVLENKESKFIDEYIYINPNQKGCQYRYKDLSISALTFKLMQSIAIYYNMKSINKYLDLILMGVKFINTPIKGENGVFIKEGNKFLFNTNNNGLRSVMEFNNIMECDCYAMDSMIEFITPTIGPVGIMDNARIVLELLTTDDKDRADQIVKYLYSSKKNELLK; from the coding sequence ATGCGTAAGTTCTGGGAAAGTATTTATTGTCCAAATTATATTACTGGATATAACCCATTTATACTTAAAGGTATGAACAAAGCATTAGAGAGAGTAGTCTCTGCTGTGAATAATAGAAAGAAAATAATTGTTTACGGTACTTCGAATGTTGATGGTATTTGTGCCACTGCTTCTCTAATACTTGTATTAAAGTATTTAAACGCAGATGTTGAATATCTGATATATGATGAAGAAAATGGTGGAGATAAACTTAATTCTAAAGACATAAAGAATAATGTCGATTTTTTGGGTGCTGAACTGTTAATAACTTTAGGCTTAGGGTTGGAATCGCAAGAAGAAATAGATTTATGTAAAAAATTAGGCATAAATTTAATTGTTCTTGAAAATAAAGAGAGTAAATTTATAGATGAATACATATACATTAATCCAAATCAAAAAGGCTGTCAATATAGGTATAAGGATTTATCTATAAGTGCTTTAACATTTAAGTTAATGCAATCAATAGCTATATATTATAATATGAAAAGTATTAATAAATATTTGGATTTAATTCTTATGGGAGTAAAGTTTATAAATACTCCTATAAAAGGGGAAAATGGGGTATTTATTAAAGAGGGAAACAAGTTTCTATTTAATACAAATAATAATGGGTTGAGGTCAGTAATGGAATTCAATAACATAATGGAATGTGATTGTTATGCTATGGATAGCATGATAGAATTTATTACGCCTACGATAGGACCTGTTGGAATTATGGACAATGCAAGAATAGTACTAGAATTATTAACTACTGATGACAAAGATAGAGCAGATCAGATTGTTAAATATCTGTATAGTTCAAAAAAAAATGAACTTTTAAAATAA
- the dtd gene encoding D-aminoacyl-tRNA deacylase → MRAVVQRVTSSSVQVDGNIVGSIGRGLNVLIGISKSDTLQDLKYIRDKVINLRIFEDEKDKMNLSILDVKGELLVISQFTLYGDCRKGRRPNFMEAKGGEEAEGLYKEFLSLLKESNIKIETGEFGADMKVEINNDGPVTIILDSSKNF, encoded by the coding sequence ATGAGAGCAGTAGTACAGAGGGTAACGTCATCAAGTGTTCAAGTTGATGGTAATATAGTAGGTTCAATAGGAAGAGGACTAAATGTATTGATAGGAATATCTAAAAGTGATACGTTGCAAGATTTAAAATACATAAGAGATAAGGTAATTAATTTAAGGATTTTTGAAGATGAGAAAGATAAGATGAATTTATCTATATTAGATGTAAAAGGAGAACTATTAGTTATTTCTCAATTTACATTGTATGGAGATTGTAGAAAAGGCAGAAGACCTAACTTTATGGAAGCTAAAGGTGGAGAAGAGGCAGAAGGTCTTTATAAAGAATTTCTTAGTCTTTTAAAAGAATCAAATATAAAAATTGAAACAGGAGAATTTGGCGCTGATATGAAAGTTGAAATCAATAATGATGGTCCTGTAACAATAATTTTAGATAGTAGTAAAAACTTTTAA
- a CDS encoding RelA/SpoT family protein, with protein sequence MIDNLLKKIHTNCHNIDVEMIKKAYFFAEDAHKEQKRESGEPYIIHPIDVAEILAELGMDTSTIAAGLLHDVIEDTTCSYESMKTIFNEEIANLVNGVTKLGKIQYKTKEEQQADNVRKMLLAMAKDIRVIIIKLADRLHNMRTLKFMPKGKQKLKAKETLDIYAPLAHRLGMSKIKWELEDLSFRYLHEDEYYKLVEQIAEKRVERETYINEVVCYLKEKLDESGIDSDIEGRPKHFYSIYKKMINKNKSIEQIFDLTAIRILVNSVKDCYGVLGIVHTIYKPIPGRFKDYIAMPKPNMYQSLHTTVIGNQGKTFEIQIRTFEMHKTAEYGIAAHWKYKEGDKNEEDKVKDFEKKLVWLRDMLEWQKETSDAEEFIEGFKIDLFSDEVFVFTPKGVVINLCAKATPIDFAYRIHTDIGNKCVGAKVNGRIVPLDYTLKTGEIVEILTSSNSKGPNMDWLNVAKSNQSKSKIKQWFKKAKKEENILKGKDLLEKELKKQGVNFVDIAKGESYDRLIKRYNIHYIEDLHVLIGVGGISPSSFVSRLKEENEPHKEKDSQDVLNKAIEEHISKTERKKSVDNYGITVKGESNLMVRFAKCCNPVPGDEILGYITKGRGVSVHRTDCSNLKNLIQTDADKVVDVAWGIAKGTAYFAEIQVKSDDKMGILTDIMSVITDLKLNLSALNANPAKDGVAFINIKIKITSIDELKNLMKKIKSIKGILDVYRMNS encoded by the coding sequence ATGATTGATAACTTATTAAAAAAGATTCATACCAATTGTCATAACATTGATGTAGAAATGATAAAAAAAGCATATTTCTTTGCAGAAGATGCACATAAGGAGCAAAAAAGGGAATCAGGAGAGCCATATATAATCCATCCAATAGATGTGGCAGAAATTCTTGCAGAACTTGGAATGGATACAAGTACAATTGCAGCTGGTTTACTTCATGATGTTATTGAAGATACAACATGTTCCTATGAGAGTATGAAAACTATTTTTAATGAAGAAATAGCCAATTTAGTTAATGGAGTAACTAAGCTTGGGAAAATACAATATAAAACAAAAGAAGAACAGCAAGCTGATAATGTTAGAAAAATGCTACTTGCTATGGCTAAGGATATACGTGTAATAATTATAAAATTAGCAGATAGACTTCATAACATGAGAACACTTAAATTCATGCCAAAGGGAAAACAAAAATTAAAAGCAAAGGAAACATTAGATATTTATGCTCCTTTAGCTCATAGACTTGGTATGTCTAAAATAAAATGGGAACTTGAAGATCTCTCTTTTAGATATTTACATGAAGATGAATATTATAAATTGGTAGAGCAAATAGCAGAAAAAAGGGTAGAAAGAGAAACATACATAAATGAAGTAGTTTGTTATTTAAAGGAGAAACTGGATGAGTCAGGGATAGATTCGGATATTGAAGGTAGACCAAAACATTTTTATAGTATTTATAAAAAAATGATAAATAAAAATAAGAGTATAGAACAAATTTTTGATCTAACAGCTATTAGAATATTGGTAAACTCAGTTAAAGATTGTTATGGAGTTTTAGGAATAGTTCATACGATATATAAACCTATACCAGGTAGATTTAAAGATTATATAGCTATGCCCAAACCTAATATGTATCAATCACTACATACTACAGTAATTGGAAATCAAGGCAAAACATTTGAAATTCAAATAAGAACTTTTGAAATGCACAAAACAGCAGAATACGGAATTGCAGCCCACTGGAAATATAAAGAGGGCGATAAAAATGAAGAAGATAAAGTGAAGGATTTCGAGAAAAAGTTAGTATGGCTTAGAGATATGTTAGAATGGCAAAAAGAAACATCTGATGCGGAAGAATTTATAGAAGGTTTCAAAATAGATTTATTTTCTGATGAAGTTTTTGTTTTTACTCCAAAAGGTGTTGTTATAAATTTATGCGCAAAAGCTACACCGATAGATTTTGCTTATAGAATACATACTGATATTGGGAATAAATGTGTAGGCGCTAAGGTAAATGGAAGAATAGTTCCACTTGATTATACATTAAAGACTGGTGAAATAGTTGAGATACTTACATCATCCAATTCTAAAGGTCCTAATATGGATTGGCTAAATGTTGCTAAAAGTAATCAATCAAAAAGTAAAATAAAACAATGGTTTAAAAAAGCTAAAAAAGAAGAAAATATATTAAAAGGTAAAGATCTCCTTGAAAAAGAACTTAAAAAACAAGGAGTTAACTTTGTAGACATAGCTAAGGGTGAAAGTTATGATAGATTGATTAAAAGATATAATATTCATTATATTGAGGATTTACATGTATTAATAGGTGTTGGGGGAATTTCTCCATCTTCTTTTGTTTCAAGGTTAAAGGAAGAAAATGAACCACATAAAGAAAAAGATAGTCAAGATGTATTAAATAAAGCAATAGAAGAACATATATCAAAAACCGAGAGAAAAAAATCAGTTGATAATTATGGCATAACAGTAAAAGGTGAAAGCAATTTAATGGTTAGATTTGCTAAATGTTGTAATCCAGTGCCGGGAGATGAGATACTTGGATATATAACTAAAGGTAGAGGCGTCTCAGTTCATAGAACAGATTGTAGTAATTTAAAAAATCTAATTCAAACAGATGCAGATAAGGTTGTAGATGTAGCTTGGGGAATAGCTAAAGGCACTGCATATTTTGCAGAAATTCAAGTTAAGTCAGATGATAAAATGGGGATTTTAACTGATATAATGAGTGTTATAACTGATTTGAAATTAAATTTAAGTGCATTAAATGCAAATCCAGCAAAAGATGGAGTAGCATTTATAAATATAAAGATAAAAATTACTTCTATTGATGAATTAAAAAATCTTATGAAAAAGATAAAAAGTATAAAAGGTATACTAGATGTATATAGAATGAATAGTTAA
- a CDS encoding coproporphyrinogen III oxidase, which translates to MEIKINLNNLKYRYDVYQLFNIYFPLSEIKFVDDEYNYSFYIDDKIMRFSYEEYVKEESLGDNIKQSLRRFVFSCLKEITKDEYPWGILIGIRPSKIALKLIQEGKNEEEIMDIFKNDYLAYEDKAKMCLEVAKSEEKFVNKKQDKISIYIGMAFCPTKCLYCSFTSNSIVGNKKMVEPYLKALIKEIKGISSYVKEKNLEIETVYFGGGTPTSVNNEEFKAVMTEIYNGFVKEKNIKEFTVECGRPDTITLDKLQTMKEYDVTRISINPQTMNDETLKLIGRNHTVDDIKEKFKMARELGFDDINMDIIIGLPGEGHEELIKTRDELIKLNPDSITVHGLCLKRGSRMYENFILKKGLDIPKQEEIIKMYEESRNLAKHLDISPYYMYRQKNMIGNMENVGYAKKGKECVYNIEMIEEKQTVIALGADAVSKIIFLDEDRIERFANLKDIREYVSRVDEMIDKKIKLLNTLY; encoded by the coding sequence ATGGAAATTAAAATTAATTTAAATAACTTAAAGTATAGATACGATGTATATCAATTATTCAATATATATTTTCCTTTAAGTGAGATTAAGTTTGTAGATGACGAATACAATTATTCTTTTTATATTGATGATAAAATCATGAGGTTTTCTTATGAGGAATATGTAAAAGAAGAATCTTTAGGAGATAATATAAAACAATCTCTTAGAAGGTTCGTTTTTTCTTGCTTAAAGGAAATAACAAAAGATGAATATCCATGGGGAATTTTAATAGGAATTAGACCATCTAAAATAGCATTAAAGCTAATACAGGAAGGCAAAAATGAAGAAGAAATCATGGATATATTTAAAAATGATTATCTAGCATATGAAGATAAAGCGAAAATGTGTTTAGAAGTTGCTAAATCAGAAGAGAAGTTTGTAAATAAGAAACAAGATAAAATTTCTATTTATATAGGTATGGCTTTTTGTCCAACTAAATGCTTATATTGTTCATTTACATCTAATTCTATAGTTGGAAATAAAAAAATGGTTGAACCTTATTTAAAGGCTTTAATTAAAGAAATTAAAGGTATTAGTTCATATGTAAAAGAAAAGAATTTAGAAATAGAAACGGTCTATTTTGGTGGTGGAACACCAACTTCAGTTAATAATGAAGAATTCAAAGCTGTTATGACTGAAATATATAATGGGTTTGTTAAAGAAAAAAACATTAAAGAATTTACTGTTGAATGTGGAAGACCAGATACTATAACTTTAGATAAGTTACAAACAATGAAAGAGTATGATGTTACTAGGATAAGTATAAATCCACAAACTATGAATGATGAAACATTAAAATTAATAGGTAGAAATCATACTGTAGATGATATAAAAGAAAAGTTTAAAATGGCAAGAGAACTTGGATTTGATGATATTAACATGGATATAATAATAGGATTGCCAGGTGAAGGTCATGAAGAATTAATAAAAACTAGAGATGAATTAATAAAGTTAAATCCTGATAGTATTACTGTTCATGGGCTTTGCTTAAAAAGAGGCTCTAGAATGTATGAAAACTTTATCTTAAAAAAGGGACTTGACATTCCGAAGCAAGAAGAGATAATAAAAATGTATGAAGAAAGTAGGAATTTAGCAAAACATCTAGATATTTCACCATATTATATGTACAGACAAAAAAATATGATTGGAAATATGGAGAATGTAGGATATGCTAAAAAGGGTAAAGAATGCGTCTACAATATAGAAATGATTGAAGAAAAGCAAACAGTAATTGCTTTAGGAGCCGATGCTGTTAGTAAAATAATATTTCTAGATGAAGATAGAATTGAAAGATTTGCTAATTTAAAAGACATTAGAGAATATGTTAGTAGAGTAGATGAGATGATTGATAAGAAGATAAAATTATTAAATACACTATATTAG
- the aspS gene encoding aspartate--tRNA ligase, which yields MGEALNGLKRTMMCGEPREEHVGQKITLMGWVQRNRKLGGLDFIDLRDKTGIMQVVFGEEINSEAFEKAKSVRPEYCIAVTGEVVKRESVNENMPTGFVELKCESLKILSESETPPIYIKENLDAAENIRLKYRYLDLRRPDMHRIFEIRSKTTKSIRDYLEKNDFLDVETPMLTKSTPEGARDYLVPSRNYPGMFYALPQSPQIFKQLLMVSGFDKYYQIVKCFRDEDLRANRQPEFTQVDMELSFVEQDDIMALNEGLIAHVFKEVAGVDVKLPIKRMTFKDAMEKYGSDKPDLRFGMEITNITEDVKDMDFVVFKSAIEAGGSVRALCLKGGATLGRKPLDKLGEFVKTYKAKGLAWIQLKEDGVKSSIAKFLTDDVTNSIIETMGAETGDAILIVADKESVVLQSLGALRLELAKQFELIKDKNEFNFTWITEFPLFEYSEEEERYTACHHPFTAPMEEDLEFLESAPGKVRSKAYDLVLNGEELGGGSIRIHDMELQQRMFKALGFTEEQAWERFGFLLQAFKFGPPPHGGLAFGLDRMIMFLAGTENIKDVIAFPKNQNAYCYLSEAPNIADEKQLTELGIGILPKQEKQEQE from the coding sequence ATGGGTGAAGCTCTAAATGGCTTAAAGCGTACGATGATGTGCGGCGAACCTAGAGAAGAACATGTAGGTCAAAAGATTACATTAATGGGATGGGTTCAAAGAAATAGAAAACTTGGAGGTCTTGATTTTATTGATTTAAGAGATAAAACAGGTATCATGCAAGTTGTTTTTGGTGAGGAAATAAATTCTGAAGCTTTTGAAAAGGCAAAAAGTGTTAGACCAGAATACTGTATTGCAGTAACTGGAGAAGTTGTAAAAAGAGAAAGTGTTAATGAAAACATGCCTACTGGTTTTGTTGAATTAAAATGTGAATCATTAAAGATTCTTTCTGAATCAGAAACACCACCAATATATATAAAAGAAAACTTAGATGCAGCTGAAAATATTAGATTAAAATATAGATATTTAGATTTAAGAAGACCAGATATGCATAGAATCTTTGAAATTAGAAGTAAAACTACGAAATCTATTCGTGATTACTTAGAAAAAAATGATTTCTTAGATGTAGAAACTCCAATGCTTACAAAGAGTACTCCAGAAGGAGCTAGAGATTACTTAGTACCTTCAAGAAACTATCCAGGTATGTTTTATGCTCTTCCACAATCACCACAAATATTTAAACAATTATTAATGGTGTCTGGATTTGATAAATATTATCAAATCGTTAAATGTTTTAGAGATGAAGATTTAAGAGCTAATAGACAACCAGAATTTACTCAAGTAGATATGGAATTAAGCTTTGTAGAACAAGATGATATAATGGCATTAAATGAAGGCTTAATAGCTCACGTATTTAAAGAAGTAGCTGGGGTAGATGTTAAACTTCCAATTAAGAGAATGACATTTAAAGATGCTATGGAAAAATACGGTTCAGATAAACCAGATTTAAGATTTGGTATGGAAATAACTAATATAACAGAAGACGTTAAAGATATGGATTTTGTTGTATTTAAATCTGCGATAGAAGCTGGTGGAAGTGTTAGAGCATTATGCTTAAAGGGTGGAGCTACACTAGGTAGAAAACCACTTGATAAGCTTGGAGAATTTGTTAAGACTTATAAAGCTAAAGGTCTTGCTTGGATCCAACTTAAAGAAGATGGTGTTAAATCTTCAATAGCTAAATTCTTAACTGATGATGTTACAAATTCAATTATAGAAACTATGGGAGCAGAAACTGGAGATGCTATTTTAATAGTAGCAGATAAAGAATCAGTAGTATTGCAAAGCTTAGGAGCTTTAAGACTAGAGCTTGCTAAACAATTTGAGTTAATAAAAGATAAAAATGAATTTAATTTCACATGGATTACTGAATTCCCACTATTTGAATATAGTGAAGAAGAAGAAAGATATACAGCTTGCCATCATCCATTTACAGCACCAATGGAAGAAGATTTAGAGTTTCTTGAATCAGCTCCTGGTAAAGTAAGATCTAAGGCATATGACTTAGTATTAAATGGTGAAGAATTAGGTGGAGGTTCTATAAGAATTCATGATATGGAACTTCAACAAAGAATGTTTAAGGCATTAGGATTTACTGAAGAACAAGCATGGGAAAGATTTGGGTTCTTATTACAAGCATTTAAATTTGGTCCACCACCACATGGCGGTTTAGCATTTGGTCTTGACAGAATGATAATGTTCTTAGCTGGAACAGAAAATATCAAAGATGTTATTGCATTCCCTAAAAATCAAAATGCATATTGCTACTTAAGTGAAGCTCCAAATATAGCTGATGAAAAACAATTAACTGAGCTTGGAATTGGAATACTTCCAAAACAAGAAAAGCAAGAACAAGAATAA
- a CDS encoding phosphatase domain-containing putative toxin, translating into MYKKAKLKLYIPMLLLIIIFSSFFLNFNIALAFNETTNKSDVHIIVDNLRTNKIPSNFRTTSNLTNIQNKSSLNLKGLETLNTSGSQQFSKDNLDILTKSIDSTLPILIIDLRQESHGFVNECPISFANEQNDANLGLSKSAVTFTEKKDLKSIKLNTPLTFYNHPEINVVPKEVLSEKQLTKAYSLNYSRVPVTDTKLPTNEMIDCFINIVKECSKNNWIHFHCKAGFGRTTTFMIMYDMMKNYKNATSDEIVKRQLVLANFNEKEISQFSSNDRINFLNKFYNYCKDINGNFDTTWSSWLNNSQKH; encoded by the coding sequence ATGTATAAAAAAGCAAAACTCAAATTATATATTCCAATGCTATTATTAATTATTATTTTTTCTTCATTCTTTTTAAATTTTAATATAGCTTTAGCGTTTAACGAAACCACTAATAAAAGTGATGTACACATTATAGTTGATAACTTAAGAACAAATAAAATTCCAAGTAATTTTAGAACTACTTCTAATTTAACAAATATACAAAACAAATCCTCTTTAAATTTAAAGGGATTAGAAACTCTAAACACCTCTGGAAGTCAACAATTTTCTAAAGATAATTTAGACATTTTAACAAAATCTATAGACAGTACACTTCCTATATTAATCATTGATTTAAGACAAGAATCTCATGGATTTGTAAATGAATGTCCTATTAGTTTTGCAAATGAACAAAATGATGCTAATTTAGGTCTTAGCAAATCGGCAGTAACATTTACAGAAAAAAAAGATTTAAAAAGTATCAAATTAAATACTCCATTAACTTTTTATAATCATCCAGAAATAAATGTAGTTCCAAAAGAAGTTTTATCTGAAAAACAGCTTACAAAAGCTTACTCTTTGAATTATTCAAGAGTTCCAGTAACAGATACAAAATTACCTACAAATGAAATGATCGACTGTTTTATAAATATTGTAAAAGAATGCTCAAAGAATAATTGGATACATTTTCACTGTAAAGCAGGCTTTGGGAGAACAACTACTTTTATGATTATGTACGATATGATGAAAAATTATAAAAATGCTACCTCTGATGAAATTGTAAAAAGACAATTGGTTTTAGCTAATTTCAATGAAAAAGAAATATCTCAATTTTCATCAAATGATCGCATTAATTTTTTAAATAAATTCTATAATTATTGTAAAGATATAAATGGTAACTTTGATACCACTTGGAGTTCGTGGTTAAACAATTCTCAAAAACATTAA
- a CDS encoding MBL fold metallo-hydrolase, producing MIIKTIPAGIYEANCYLVIDDNTKECGIIDPGGDAERLKSIINSLKVDVKYILLTHGHMDHVGGVVELSEAFKVPFYINKIDEEYMEKDNFVFGTLPKASGYLQEGDTIKLGDKEFKVIETPGHTKGGLCFFIEDKLFTGDTLFQGSIGRTDFAGGNFEEIIKSIKEKLLILGDDIEVYPGHGPVSTIGYEKRKNSFLIC from the coding sequence TTGATTATAAAAACAATTCCAGCAGGAATATATGAAGCAAATTGTTACTTAGTAATAGATGATAACACAAAAGAATGTGGGATAATTGATCCAGGCGGAGATGCTGAAAGACTAAAAAGTATAATTAATTCTTTAAAGGTAGATGTAAAGTATATTTTATTAACACATGGACATATGGATCATGTAGGTGGAGTAGTTGAATTAAGTGAAGCTTTTAAAGTTCCATTTTATATAAATAAAATAGATGAAGAGTATATGGAAAAAGATAACTTTGTTTTTGGAACATTACCAAAAGCATCTGGGTACTTGCAAGAAGGTGATACAATAAAATTAGGTGATAAAGAATTTAAAGTTATTGAAACACCAGGCCATACAAAAGGTGGACTTTGTTTTTTCATTGAGGATAAATTATTTACTGGAGATACACTTTTTCAAGGCTCAATTGGAAGAACTGATTTTGCAGGTGGGAACTTTGAGGAAATTATAAAGAGTATAAAAGAAAAACTATTAATACTTGGAGATGATATAGAAGTTTATCCAGGACATGGCCCAGTGTCTACAATAGGATATGAAAAAAGGAAAAATAGTTTTTTAATATGCTAG
- the hisS gene encoding histidine--tRNA ligase: MTMEMQAPKGTKDMLPQDAYKWHYVENTFRDVVKTYGIREIRTPMFEHTELFLRGVGDTTDIVQKEMYTFNDKGNRSVTLKPEGTAPAVRAFIENRLFNEAQPTKLFYITPAFRYENVQKGRLRQFHQCGIEMFGSKEPTMDVEAIKVAMDTLSKLGLKSLSLHINNLGCPTCRAKYNEALKKFLEENYENLCETCKSRFEKNPMRILDCKERKCNEITKNAPQILDYVCEECETHFNKVKEYLDILGISYVVDQGIVRGLDYYTKTIFEIVNDDFTVCGGGRYDKLIVELGGPEMPAVGFAIGEERIIMTLENEGIEIPNENMVDLYIGARGEAEKNYAFKIAHDLRKLGVKCEINHMGRSIKAEMKYANKIGSKFTTILGEDELQNNQINLKRMEDGEIFTLSLDNIEEIQKIVK, encoded by the coding sequence ATGACAATGGAAATGCAAGCACCGAAGGGTACTAAAGATATGTTACCACAAGATGCATATAAATGGCATTATGTAGAAAACACATTCAGAGATGTAGTAAAGACTTATGGAATAAGAGAAATTAGAACACCTATGTTTGAGCATACAGAACTATTTTTAAGAGGGGTTGGAGATACCACTGATATAGTTCAAAAAGAAATGTATACTTTTAATGATAAAGGAAATAGAAGTGTAACTTTAAAGCCAGAAGGAACTGCACCAGCAGTTAGAGCTTTTATTGAAAATAGATTATTTAATGAAGCTCAACCTACAAAATTATTTTATATAACACCAGCTTTCAGATATGAAAATGTTCAAAAGGGAAGACTTAGACAATTTCATCAGTGTGGAATTGAAATGTTTGGATCTAAAGAACCTACAATGGATGTTGAAGCAATAAAAGTTGCTATGGATACTTTAAGTAAATTAGGATTAAAGAGTTTAAGTTTACATATTAATAATTTGGGATGTCCAACTTGTAGAGCTAAATATAATGAAGCATTAAAAAAATTCTTGGAAGAAAATTATGAAAATCTTTGTGAGACTTGTAAAAGTAGATTTGAAAAAAATCCTATGAGAATTTTAGATTGTAAGGAAAGAAAATGTAATGAAATCACAAAAAATGCTCCACAAATTTTAGATTATGTTTGTGAAGAATGTGAAACACATTTTAATAAAGTAAAAGAATACTTGGATATTTTAGGAATTTCTTATGTAGTAGATCAAGGCATAGTAAGAGGTCTAGATTATTATACAAAAACAATTTTTGAAATAGTAAATGATGATTTCACAGTATGTGGTGGTGGAAGATATGATAAGCTTATAGTAGAACTTGGTGGACCGGAAATGCCAGCAGTAGGTTTTGCTATAGGTGAAGAAAGAATAATAATGACTCTTGAAAATGAAGGAATAGAAATACCTAATGAAAATATGGTTGACCTATATATAGGAGCAAGAGGAGAAGCAGAAAAAAATTATGCTTTTAAAATAGCTCATGATTTAAGAAAATTAGGAGTTAAATGTGAAATTAATCATATGGGAAGAAGCATAAAAGCAGAAATGAAATATGCTAATAAAATTGGATCTAAATTCACTACTATATTAGGTGAGGATGAATTACAAAACAATCAAATTAATCTAAAAAGAATGGAAGATGGAGAAATATTCACACTTTCATTAGATAATATAGAAGAAATACAAAAAATAGTTAAATAA
- a CDS encoding adenine phosphoribosyltransferase → MDLKEKIRIIDGFPKEGISFKDITTLIGDGEGLKASIDMFVEYLKDKNVDLIVGPEARGFIFGVPVAYALGAGFVPVRKPGKLPGETISVNYDLEYGSDSLQIHKDSIKKGQRVAIVDDLLATGGTVEGVAKLVEEAGGEVVSLAFLIELIDLKGRDKLGDYDVISLTQYDI, encoded by the coding sequence ATGGATTTAAAAGAAAAAATAAGAATAATTGACGGATTTCCTAAGGAAGGAATAAGCTTTAAAGATATAACTACATTAATAGGAGACGGTGAAGGATTAAAAGCTTCAATTGATATGTTTGTAGAATATTTAAAAGATAAAAATGTTGATTTGATTGTTGGACCAGAAGCAAGAGGATTTATATTTGGTGTTCCAGTTGCATATGCATTAGGTGCAGGGTTTGTTCCAGTTAGAAAGCCAGGTAAATTACCAGGAGAAACTATTTCTGTTAATTACGATTTAGAATATGGTAGTGATTCGCTTCAAATTCATAAGGATTCTATCAAAAAAGGCCAAAGAGTTGCTATTGTAGATGATTTATTAGCAACTGGTGGAACTGTAGAAGGCGTTGCGAAATTAGTTGAAGAAGCTGGCGGAGAAGTAGTTTCACTTGCATTTTTAATAGAATTAATAGATCTTAAGGGAAGAGATAAATTAGGAGATTATGATGTAATATCATTAACTCAATACGACATTTAA
- a CDS encoding DUF554 domain-containing protein: protein MFGTIVNCICIIGGCLIGLLLKGKLSDKISSTIMNGLALCALYIGISGALKGEDTLQIIICIAAGALIGELIDIDKRLNYLGKIIERRLNCKNTTKKEDTSEVSIAEGFVTASLLFCVGAMAIVGALESGLRGDYTILFAKSVLDGVSAIIFTSSLGIGVMLSSMVVFIYQGIITILAGCISTILNDVIIANMSAVGSILIIGLSFNILGISKIRVANMIPAIFIPIIFGLF, encoded by the coding sequence ATGTTTGGGACTATAGTAAACTGTATATGCATAATAGGTGGGTGTTTAATAGGATTACTTTTAAAAGGAAAACTAAGTGATAAAATTAGTTCCACAATAATGAATGGTTTGGCTTTGTGTGCACTTTATATTGGAATATCAGGAGCTTTAAAAGGTGAAGATACTTTACAAATAATTATTTGTATTGCTGCAGGAGCACTTATAGGAGAACTTATTGATATTGACAAACGATTAAATTATTTGGGTAAAATTATAGAAAGGAGATTGAACTGTAAAAATACAACAAAAAAAGAAGATACAAGCGAAGTTTCTATTGCGGAAGGATTTGTTACAGCAAGCTTATTATTTTGTGTTGGAGCTATGGCTATAGTAGGAGCTTTGGAAAGTGGATTGAGGGGAGATTATACAATTTTATTTGCTAAATCAGTATTAGATGGAGTATCAGCTATTATTTTCACTTCATCATTAGGAATAGGCGTTATGTTATCTTCAATGGTAGTTTTTATTTATCAGGGAATAATAACTATATTAGCAGGGTGTATTTCTACAATATTAAATGATGTGATTATAGCTAATATGTCAGCTGTAGGCAGTATTTTAATTATTGGATTATCATTTAACATACTTGGTATAAGCAAAATTAGGGTTGCAAACATGATTCCAGCTATATTTATACCAATAATATTTGGACTTTTTTAA